A genomic stretch from Limanda limanda chromosome 11, fLimLim1.1, whole genome shotgun sequence includes:
- the LOC133013806 gene encoding lysophosphatidic acid receptor 3: MLEPALCSVCCCTLTNKVLMVLFMVLLVFAILFGNLLTLAVVVGTKHFHTPQGYLKASLAVADLAVGIFVVPLSVYAEVYLMVTDSAPEWTSYNSQVVSFHPCNVIGPIFAGCTLVSITTIFLLTVERSIAVLMPLHKDSVITRRRTTTLIVLSWAGSFFLAVSPMLFSSEIALEYNSCSRMCNYALGVVGEFPSQAWNILLLFPAFDFTLLSSTVVINIVSLSSIRQHSKRRKHLAGAEGQRKTNPTFSDIKAAKTIGTLTVAFTASFTPIAVFVVGNVLGNKWCNFSFFAFWILASNSCWNVIIYSVRDQKFRLRAHKLLEPFQRQNPTKT; encoded by the coding sequence ATGTTGGAGCCGGCgctctgcagtgtgtgctgctgcaCGCTGACCAACAAAGTCCTCATGGTGCTCTTCATGGTGCTGCTGGTCTTCGCCATCTTGTTTGGAAACTTGCTGACTctggcggtggtggtggggacCAAGCACTTCCACACGCCACAGGGTTACCTGAAGGCGTCCCTGGCTGTGGCGGACCTGGCGGTGGGGATCTTCGTGGTGCCGCTGTCCGTCTACGCCGAGGTCTACCTCATGGTGACGGACTCTGCACCCGAGTGGACCTCATACAACTCGCAGGTAGTGAGTTTCCACCCGTGCAACGTGATCGGGCCCATCTTCGCCGGGTGCACCTTGGTCTCCATAACGACCATCTTCCTGCTGACGGTGGAGCGGAGCATCGCGGTGCTGATGCCGCTGCACAAGGACTCTGTGATCACTCGTAGGAGAACCACCACCCTCATCGTGCTCTCCTGGGCGGGCAGCTTCTTCCTGGCCGTGTCTCCGATGCTCTTCAGCAGCGAGATCGCTCTGGAGTACAACTCCTGCAGCCGCATGTGCAACTACGCGCTGGGGGTGGTGGGCGAGTTCCCCAGCCAGGCCTGGaacatcctgctgctgttccCAGCGTTTGACTTCACCCTCCTCAGCAGCACCGTGGTGATCAACATCGTGTCTCTGTCCAGCATCCGGCAGCACTCAAAGCGCAGGAAACACCTGGCTGGGGCCGAGGGCCAGAGGAAAACCAATCCCACCTTCTCTGACATCAAGGCAGCGAAGACCATCGGGACTCTAACGGTGGCGTTCACAGCCTCGTTCACCCCCATCGCCGTCTTCGTAGTGGGAAACGTTTTGGGGAACAAATGGTGCAACTTCTCCTTTTTCGCCTTCTGGATTCTGGCCTCCAACAGCTGCTGGAATGTCATTATTTACAGCGTGAGGGATCAGAAGTTCCGGCTCCGTGCTCACAAGCTCCTCGAGCCCTTCCAGAGACAGAACCCGACCAAGACCTAA